Proteins encoded within one genomic window of Sphingomonas sp. NBWT7:
- a CDS encoding phytanoyl-CoA dioxygenase family protein, whose protein sequence is MSAVAVQSEQSEQSTIVIPAPTRDLVQGLRNIAEFGLTIVPDVLTGTTLAATRDALYRAAASDRNRGRERKFGLDYAHDETNQRVWNVLNRDPLFEDLAFHPVSIDYVKAILGWPALLGNLSANITGPGGGEMILHADQIFVPEPWSAEPQGLNVAWCLDDFTEANGATRFAPGSHRRNRAPTAQEADEPTIPIEAPAGSIAIFESRVWHKTGFNRTTDQHRAGVFAWYTRPIYRTQENWFLSLRPEIRQFASEDALVLLGYRAEGLGLVNGASPL, encoded by the coding sequence ATGAGTGCCGTCGCCGTGCAGTCGGAGCAGTCGGAGCAGTCGACGATCGTGATACCGGCGCCTACGCGCGATCTCGTACAAGGATTGCGCAATATCGCTGAATTCGGGCTGACGATCGTGCCCGATGTGCTGACCGGCACGACGCTTGCCGCCACGCGGGACGCCCTTTACCGTGCAGCGGCCTCGGATCGTAACCGCGGTCGCGAGCGGAAGTTCGGGCTTGATTACGCGCATGACGAGACCAATCAGCGCGTCTGGAACGTGCTCAATCGCGATCCTCTGTTCGAGGATCTGGCGTTTCACCCAGTCTCGATCGACTATGTAAAGGCGATCCTCGGCTGGCCGGCGCTGCTTGGTAATCTGTCGGCGAATATCACTGGACCAGGCGGCGGCGAGATGATCCTGCACGCTGATCAGATCTTCGTTCCCGAACCATGGTCCGCAGAACCGCAGGGGCTCAACGTTGCCTGGTGCCTCGATGATTTCACAGAGGCGAATGGCGCCACCCGCTTCGCTCCGGGTAGCCACCGGCGCAACCGCGCACCCACTGCGCAAGAAGCGGACGAGCCGACGATCCCGATCGAGGCTCCCGCTGGATCGATCGCTATCTTTGAAAGCCGTGTCTGGCACAAGACTGGGTTCAATCGCACCACCGACCAGCATCGCGCCGGCGTATTCGCCTGGTATACTCGGCCGATCTACCGAACGCAGGAGAATTGGTTTTTGTCACTGAGACCAGAAATCCGACAATTTGCCAGCGAAGACGCGCTCGTTTTGCTTGGGTATCGTGCTGAAGGGCTAGGCTTGGTCAACGGAGCTTCGCCGCTTTAG
- a CDS encoding phytanoyl-CoA dioxygenase family protein, which yields MATHLRPELPNSHQSSDAKRRLHDEGWCVVPDVIDPQMIARALDRLHDAAAVSERQGVSTFMPVLDPNASNVRVFFLLEHDAIFRELICNPRALDLVEAVLGRSFLVSNFTANIARPGARSMTLHSDQSIVVPEPWHAAWSINIIWCLTDVRFENGATLFIPGSHRWQAHADVPVDAAKRLVPFEAKAGSIVAMDGRLWHTSGANVTANEDRALLFGYYSKPFLRPQVNWNAALSPATQASLDPTLHAMLGLGVTANSGEALYINLLEKRA from the coding sequence ATGGCGACGCACCTTCGACCGGAGCTGCCAAACAGTCACCAATCGTCGGACGCCAAGCGCCGCCTGCATGACGAAGGCTGGTGCGTCGTGCCGGACGTCATCGACCCGCAAATGATCGCGCGTGCGCTGGATCGACTGCATGATGCCGCCGCGGTCAGCGAGCGACAGGGCGTCTCGACTTTCATGCCGGTGCTTGATCCGAACGCCAGCAACGTGCGCGTTTTTTTCCTGCTCGAACACGACGCGATCTTCCGCGAGCTGATTTGCAATCCTCGCGCGCTCGACCTGGTCGAAGCGGTACTCGGGCGCAGCTTTCTCGTTTCGAATTTCACTGCCAACATCGCGCGGCCGGGCGCGCGCTCGATGACGCTTCATTCGGATCAGTCGATCGTCGTGCCCGAACCGTGGCACGCTGCTTGGTCGATCAACATCATCTGGTGCCTTACCGACGTCCGTTTCGAAAATGGTGCGACGCTCTTCATTCCCGGTAGTCACCGGTGGCAGGCTCATGCCGATGTGCCAGTGGACGCGGCCAAGCGGCTTGTCCCATTCGAAGCGAAGGCCGGGTCGATCGTGGCGATGGACGGTCGGCTGTGGCATACGTCCGGCGCCAACGTTACCGCTAACGAGGATCGCGCACTGCTGTTCGGCTATTATTCAAAGCCGTTCCTGCGCCCGCAGGTAAATTGGAACGCTGCGCTGTCACCTGCGACCCAGGCGTCACTGGATCCGACGCTCCACGCGATGCTTGGGCTTGGTGTCACTGCCAACAGCGGTGAGGCGCTTTATATCAACCTGCTGGAGAAACGCGCATGA
- a CDS encoding TonB-dependent siderophore receptor, whose amino-acid sequence MNVSAARLGVAAVCFTASLAGAVPSQAQSSIVALAERKNDPTSEAQAAVEPSGGGDIVVTGSRFGGRTRIGSATPVDSISQEELQQSGRVDLIQMLKVQVPSFSSPRPLASGIGDFLQPPSLRGLGPGELLVLINGKRRHTASDLNSSNGIGRGDVAIDFNAIPSLALSRIEVLRDGAAAQYGSDAISGVINMFLDRSVGSRAQATYLTTTKGDGATYEASASVGVPVGANGVFRMTAAYQDRGGTNRARPDTRQQYFGTNAAGRPVLPSGNFGSGVGLTPSNGTLDPREADFNRNVFQQGDQPNTNKQIFYNFVAAAPGDVEIYSFGGYNRIDGDIRYLFRRAGQDENVRALYPDGYSPGLETRIENFSTAVGVRGSDLMGFGWDLSSVYGVSTQDLTYVNSVNVSLGAASPSRFYRNGSDFYQWTSNLDLTRAISVGDGSPLRLAFGLEYRQENYRLFTGSPDGYRNGGVPILDGPNAGRPAIVGSQPGPSNGPDDRASLNRRSYAAYGEAEKELFARLLVSGAVRQEHYSDFGDTTNFKVAGRLGLIGTWALRGSYNTGFRAPALAQAGFNASNTLILNGTQAIVRVAAVDTPAARLAGATDLKPEKSDNISVGTVFAAGGLTFTLDAYRIKVRDRIAIFSTFQDTRLTNFLAANGQSGFAALSFLTNAVDTNTRGVDLVMNYRRSFGDGSRFTGTLAGNYNKTKFDRIAGTPAPIAALGITTPLFDVTQQLRFSDSQPREKVTLDLNYARGPFTLSVTNTRYGKVSTVAIQNRTPAQVAVLVPGFDTRLVPSAGSTTNSDIIQTFGARLLTDVELSWQATQAVRLSAGTQNLFDVYPAENIASTVASVAAGTNGSDNAGTQPYNAISPFGFNGRSVFIRAGLNF is encoded by the coding sequence TTGAACGTTTCGGCGGCGCGGCTGGGGGTAGCTGCGGTGTGCTTTACTGCGAGCCTGGCGGGCGCGGTTCCGAGCCAGGCGCAAAGCAGCATTGTTGCGCTAGCCGAGCGGAAGAATGACCCGACCTCAGAAGCGCAAGCCGCTGTGGAGCCGAGCGGCGGCGGTGACATCGTTGTGACGGGTAGCCGGTTTGGCGGACGGACGCGCATCGGCTCGGCAACGCCCGTTGACTCGATTTCGCAGGAGGAACTCCAGCAGAGCGGTCGGGTCGACCTGATCCAGATGCTCAAGGTCCAAGTACCCAGCTTCAGCTCACCGCGTCCGTTGGCTTCGGGCATCGGGGATTTTCTGCAGCCGCCCTCGCTGCGCGGCCTCGGGCCTGGCGAGCTGCTGGTCCTCATCAACGGCAAGCGCCGTCATACCGCTTCCGATCTCAACTCCAGCAACGGCATTGGTCGGGGGGATGTGGCGATCGACTTCAACGCGATCCCGTCGCTTGCGCTATCCCGTATCGAGGTTCTGCGTGACGGTGCGGCGGCGCAATATGGCTCGGATGCGATCTCCGGCGTGATCAACATGTTCCTGGATCGATCGGTCGGATCGCGAGCCCAGGCCACGTATCTGACCACGACCAAGGGCGACGGCGCTACTTATGAAGCCAGTGCTTCAGTTGGCGTGCCGGTCGGCGCCAATGGCGTGTTTCGCATGACCGCAGCGTACCAGGATCGCGGCGGCACCAATCGTGCGCGGCCCGACACCCGCCAGCAGTATTTCGGCACCAACGCGGCCGGGCGTCCGGTGCTGCCGTCGGGCAATTTCGGCTCGGGCGTGGGGCTTACTCCGTCGAACGGCACGCTCGACCCGCGTGAAGCCGATTTCAACCGCAACGTCTTTCAGCAGGGCGACCAGCCAAACACCAACAAGCAGATCTTCTATAACTTCGTTGCGGCCGCGCCTGGCGACGTCGAGATCTACTCGTTCGGCGGCTACAATCGGATCGACGGCGACATCCGATATCTCTTCCGCCGCGCCGGCCAGGACGAGAACGTCCGTGCTCTTTATCCCGACGGCTACAGCCCCGGTCTCGAAACCCGCATCGAGAACTTCTCGACCGCCGTCGGCGTGCGCGGCAGCGACCTCATGGGGTTCGGATGGGACCTGTCGAGCGTCTACGGCGTCAGCACGCAGGACCTAACCTACGTGAACAGCGTCAACGTCTCACTGGGGGCGGCATCGCCGAGCCGCTTCTATCGCAATGGCAGCGACTTCTACCAATGGACCAGCAACCTCGATCTCACCCGTGCGATTTCGGTCGGCGACGGGAGTCCGCTGCGGCTCGCTTTCGGCCTGGAATACCGGCAGGAGAACTATCGGCTCTTCACCGGTTCGCCGGACGGATACCGCAACGGTGGCGTGCCAATCCTCGATGGCCCGAACGCCGGCAGGCCCGCCATCGTGGGGTCGCAGCCCGGACCAAGTAACGGCCCGGACGATCGCGCTTCGCTGAACCGGCGCAGCTATGCCGCCTACGGCGAGGCCGAGAAAGAGCTGTTCGCACGACTGCTTGTCTCGGGCGCGGTGCGGCAAGAGCATTATTCCGACTTCGGCGACACCACCAACTTCAAGGTCGCCGGCCGGCTCGGCCTGATCGGCACCTGGGCGCTGCGCGGATCGTACAACACCGGCTTCCGTGCCCCCGCGCTCGCGCAGGCGGGCTTCAATGCATCCAACACACTGATCCTGAACGGCACTCAGGCGATTGTCCGCGTCGCGGCAGTCGACACGCCTGCCGCACGCCTTGCAGGGGCAACCGACTTGAAGCCGGAAAAGTCGGACAACATTTCGGTCGGAACTGTCTTCGCAGCCGGCGGGCTGACGTTCACGCTCGATGCCTATCGGATCAAGGTGCGCGACCGCATCGCGATTTTCTCGACCTTCCAGGACACGCGGCTGACCAACTTCCTGGCCGCCAACGGGCAGTCCGGATTTGCCGCACTGTCATTTCTCACCAACGCCGTCGACACGAACACCCGGGGCGTCGATCTGGTGATGAACTATCGCCGCAGCTTCGGCGACGGCAGCCGGTTCACCGGCACGCTCGCGGGCAATTACAACAAGACCAAGTTCGATCGTATCGCAGGCACACCCGCGCCGATCGCGGCGCTTGGCATCACGACGCCGCTGTTCGATGTCACCCAACAGCTCCGCTTCTCGGACAGCCAACCGCGCGAGAAGGTGACGCTCGACCTTAACTATGCGCGCGGGCCGTTCACGCTCTCCGTTACCAACACGCGCTACGGCAAGGTATCGACCGTAGCGATCCAGAACAGGACCCCCGCCCAGGTGGCGGTGCTGGTGCCGGGCTTCGACACGCGGCTCGTTCCCTCGGCTGGCAGCACCACCAACTCCGACATCATCCAGACCTTCGGCGCCAGGCTGCTGACGGACGTGGAGTTGTCCTGGCAGGCGACGCAGGCCGTGCGGTTGAGTGCGGGCACGCAGAACCTGTTCGATGTCTACCCGGCCGAGAACATCGCTTCGACCGTGGCCAGCGTCGCGGCCGGTACCAACGGGTCCGACAACGCCGGAACTCAGCCGTACAATGCGATCTCGCCCTTCGGCTTCAACGGACGCTCGGTTTTCATCCGGGCGGGCCTGAATTTTTAA
- a CDS encoding ABC transporter ATP-binding protein — protein MSMTQNVSPSILMEGLTLGYGAHRVLDGLSLRVPEASITALLGGNGAGKSTTLAALLGFVRAQGGTIMVAGVDPGADPDAARRRIAYLPENVALYEHLTAVENADYLLALSDERKDRRVITDALAAAGLQERAWDQRLGGFSKGMRQKVAIAVALLREVPVLLLDEPTSGLDPRATADFNALVRTVRDRGTAVLMVTHDLLSAEDVADRIGFLEAGRIVEEVEASGAERFDVRALHARFAVATGRLAA, from the coding sequence ATGAGCATGACTCAGAACGTATCCCCGTCGATCCTAATGGAGGGCCTGACGCTCGGCTATGGCGCGCACCGCGTGCTCGACGGCCTGTCATTGCGCGTACCTGAAGCCAGCATCACCGCGCTGCTCGGTGGCAACGGCGCGGGCAAGTCGACCACGCTTGCCGCGCTGCTCGGTTTCGTGCGCGCGCAAGGAGGTACGATCATGGTCGCGGGCGTGGATCCCGGCGCCGATCCCGATGCAGCGCGCCGGCGCATTGCCTATCTTCCCGAAAACGTTGCGCTCTATGAGCATCTGACTGCCGTCGAGAATGCCGACTATCTCCTCGCGCTGTCCGATGAGCGTAAGGATCGCCGTGTGATCACCGACGCGCTCGCCGCTGCAGGGCTGCAGGAGCGCGCCTGGGACCAGCGGCTCGGTGGCTTCTCGAAGGGCATGCGGCAGAAGGTGGCGATCGCCGTCGCGTTGCTGCGCGAGGTACCCGTCCTGCTGCTCGACGAGCCCACGTCCGGGCTTGATCCGCGTGCCACGGCCGACTTCAACGCGCTTGTCCGAACGGTCCGGGATCGCGGCACGGCGGTTCTGATGGTGACGCACGACCTGCTCTCCGCCGAAGACGTGGCCGACCGGATCGGCTTCCTCGAGGCCGGCCGCATCGTGGAGGAGGTGGAGGCGAGCGGCGCAGAACGGTTCGACGTGCGTGCGCTCCACGCCCGTTTCGCTGTGGCGACGGGGCGACTCGCAGCATGA
- a CDS encoding DUF3526 domain-containing protein, whose amino-acid sequence MSVTRLIARDELRLMVRNRVAVIAFGLLALLTLVAVLSSWSHQRSNADLRARHQHEAEHAFDAQPDRHPHRVVHYGQFIFRPLGPLAAFDPGVDAFTGSSMFLEGHRQNTANFGDVRQSSLLVRFGQLTPAFVLQVVAPLLLIFLGYGALARETERGTMRLLMLQGAARGQVVRGKLLALGAVALLAGLPAMIGFVAIAGQPGALVMPMTAIALGYAAYLALWVVVIVLVSALVRRSRDALLALVALWAVAVVLLPRVAPDVVSAVVPLQNRMQTDVAIARDLRRMGDSHNPDDPHFAAFKQSVLKRYGVTRIEDLPLNYKGLVGMEGERLTSELFDRYAGRSYAAQNKQNGLVNAVGVLSPTIALRSLSMAAAGTDFAGHRRFLEQAEAYRYALVQRLNRMQAEAVSYADDVAEDAGADRRKRVSAASWGKMPDFTYSAPSGTALAAGALPGLAIVVAWLAVAGLLLARASRRLGESR is encoded by the coding sequence ATGAGCGTCACCCGCCTCATCGCCCGCGACGAACTGCGACTGATGGTGCGCAACCGGGTAGCCGTGATCGCCTTCGGGCTGTTGGCGCTGCTGACGCTGGTTGCGGTACTCAGCTCATGGTCGCACCAGCGCAGCAACGCCGACCTGCGCGCCCGACATCAGCATGAGGCGGAGCACGCCTTCGACGCCCAGCCCGATCGCCACCCGCACCGCGTGGTCCACTACGGCCAATTCATCTTCCGCCCGCTCGGGCCCCTGGCCGCCTTCGACCCCGGCGTCGACGCCTTCACCGGCAGCAGCATGTTCCTGGAAGGACATCGGCAGAATACCGCGAATTTCGGCGACGTGCGGCAAAGCTCGCTGCTGGTCCGGTTCGGGCAATTGACGCCCGCCTTCGTGCTTCAGGTGGTCGCGCCGCTGTTGCTCATTTTCCTCGGATATGGCGCGCTCGCACGGGAGACGGAGCGCGGCACCATGCGGCTGCTGATGCTGCAGGGTGCCGCGCGCGGGCAGGTGGTACGCGGCAAGCTGCTGGCGCTGGGCGCGGTCGCGCTGCTCGCCGGACTGCCGGCAATGATCGGCTTCGTGGCTATCGCCGGACAACCGGGCGCGCTGGTGATGCCGATGACGGCGATCGCGCTCGGTTACGCCGCTTACCTTGCGCTCTGGGTGGTGGTGATCGTCCTCGTCTCCGCGCTGGTTCGACGCAGCCGGGACGCCCTGCTGGCGCTGGTTGCGCTTTGGGCGGTGGCGGTGGTGCTCCTCCCCCGCGTCGCACCGGACGTGGTGAGCGCCGTGGTGCCGCTCCAAAACCGGATGCAGACCGATGTGGCGATCGCGCGGGACCTCAGGCGAATGGGGGACAGTCACAATCCCGACGATCCGCATTTCGCTGCGTTCAAGCAGTCGGTGCTGAAGCGCTACGGCGTCACCCGGATCGAGGACCTCCCGCTCAACTACAAGGGTCTGGTCGGCATGGAGGGCGAGCGGCTCACCTCCGAACTGTTCGATCGCTATGCCGGGCGCAGCTACGCGGCGCAGAACAAGCAGAACGGTCTCGTCAACGCGGTCGGCGTGTTGAGTCCGACGATCGCGCTGCGCTCGCTGTCGATGGCAGCGGCCGGGACCGACTTCGCCGGCCATCGCCGCTTTCTCGAACAGGCGGAGGCGTATCGCTATGCGCTCGTCCAGCGCCTCAACCGGATGCAGGCGGAGGCGGTCAGCTATGCCGACGATGTCGCCGAGGACGCAGGGGCCGACCGGCGCAAGCGCGTTTCGGCCGCGAGTTGGGGGAAGATGCCCGATTTCACCTATAGCGCGCCGAGCGGGACCGCGCTTGCCGCAGGTGCCTTGCCGGGCCTCGCCATCGTGGTTGCCTGGCTGGCCGTTGCCGGCCTGCTGCTCGCCCGCGCCTCACGCCGACTGGGAGAAAGCCGATGA
- a CDS encoding DUF3526 domain-containing protein, translating to MNLWLHELRLLLRARLTVIALALLAVLSVAAVVAGMAEVSRQRAAIAAIPTAQAEDIASVADYVDRTKDAGSAAYYSFHPTWDAPSSLAFAALGMRDVSPYILRVRALGLEAQIYDGDTFNPELALPGRFDFAFVLVFLAPLFVIALCHDLVSGEREAGRLRTLAALPRGGASLMRRRTLLRLTLLWAVLAVPFTVAAIMSGVGATAILLILFGMAAYLLFWIGLAALVGRLRWSSVANAATLAACWLVLVLFAPTLANVVINRAVPVSQGAEIALAQREQVNHAWDIPREQTMRRFYANHPRWADSAPLGPAFHYKWYLAFHQNGDESVARKVRVYRAALERRDATARALGWVLPSVGMQALLTRLAETDLEAQLAYQDRIRAFHQRLRTFYYGYLFRDRPFGKADFGFAPQFEETIRG from the coding sequence ATGAACCTCTGGCTGCACGAACTGCGCCTGCTGCTGCGCGCCCGGTTGACGGTGATCGCGCTGGCGCTGCTGGCGGTCCTCTCGGTTGCCGCCGTGGTGGCGGGCATGGCCGAGGTATCGCGCCAGCGCGCCGCCATAGCCGCCATCCCGACCGCACAGGCGGAGGACATCGCGTCGGTGGCGGACTATGTCGATCGCACCAAGGATGCCGGCAGCGCGGCCTATTACAGCTTCCACCCCACCTGGGACGCACCATCCTCGCTCGCTTTCGCGGCACTCGGCATGCGCGACGTGTCTCCCTACATCCTGCGTGTCCGTGCGCTGGGGCTGGAAGCGCAGATCTACGATGGCGACACATTCAACCCCGAACTGGCGCTGCCCGGCCGGTTCGACTTCGCCTTCGTGCTGGTGTTTCTCGCGCCGCTGTTCGTGATCGCGCTGTGCCACGATCTCGTCTCGGGCGAGCGCGAGGCGGGGCGCCTGCGCACGTTGGCGGCGCTGCCGCGCGGCGGCGCCAGCTTGATGCGGAGGCGTACCCTGCTTCGCCTGACACTGCTCTGGGCGGTGCTGGCGGTGCCGTTCACCGTCGCGGCAATCATGTCCGGGGTAGGTGCGACGGCGATCCTGCTGATTCTGTTCGGGATGGCCGCCTATCTACTGTTCTGGATCGGACTGGCGGCGCTGGTCGGACGCCTGCGCTGGAGCTCGGTCGCCAACGCCGCGACGCTTGCCGCCTGCTGGCTTGTGCTGGTGCTCTTCGCTCCGACGCTTGCCAATGTGGTCATCAACCGGGCGGTTCCGGTCAGTCAGGGTGCCGAGATCGCTTTGGCGCAGCGCGAGCAGGTGAACCACGCGTGGGACATCCCGCGCGAGCAGACCATGCGCCGCTTCTACGCCAACCACCCGCGCTGGGCCGATTCCGCGCCATTGGGGCCCGCGTTCCACTACAAATGGTATCTCGCCTTCCACCAGAACGGCGACGAGAGCGTGGCGCGGAAGGTGCGCGTCTATCGCGCCGCATTGGAACGGCGCGACGCGACGGCACGCGCGCTCGGCTGGGTTCTGCCTTCCGTTGGCATGCAGGCGCTGCTGACGCGGCTTGCGGAAACGGATCTCGAAGCACAACTCGCCTATCAGGATCGGATCCGCGCCTTTCACCAGCGGCTGCGGACCTTCTACTACGGCTATCTCTTTCGCGATCGCCCATTCGGAAAAGCCGACTTCGGCTTCGCGCCGCAATTCGAGGAGACGATACGTGGCTGA
- a CDS encoding class I SAM-dependent methyltransferase produces the protein MADGNQAFLEMFADRERVTRYAEGPPRFMPGMEAVHRMTSILLSEHAPANAHVLVLGAGGGLELKALAEAQPGWRFTGVDPAGPMLDLAREAMGPDAWRADLVQGYIDDAPPGPFDAATCLLTLHFLGREDRVRTLSEMHRRMKPGAPLVVAHSSFPQEEPARARWLARYAAYAVASGADPAQVEQARAAMSASLVLLTPQEDEECLRAAGFSDVEMFYAAFTWRGWTARS, from the coding sequence GTGGCTGACGGCAATCAGGCATTTCTTGAGATGTTCGCAGACCGCGAGCGCGTCACCCGCTACGCCGAAGGACCGCCGCGCTTCATGCCGGGTATGGAGGCGGTGCATCGCATGACGTCGATCCTGCTTTCCGAGCATGCACCGGCGAACGCGCACGTGCTGGTGCTCGGCGCGGGCGGCGGGCTCGAGCTCAAGGCGCTGGCGGAGGCGCAGCCCGGCTGGCGCTTCACCGGTGTCGACCCAGCAGGCCCGATGCTCGACTTGGCGCGAGAGGCGATGGGACCGGACGCCTGGCGTGCAGACCTGGTGCAGGGCTATATCGACGATGCACCGCCTGGCCCGTTCGACGCCGCGACCTGCCTGCTGACGCTGCACTTCCTAGGCCGCGAGGATCGCGTACGAACGCTCAGCGAGATGCACCGGCGCATGAAGCCGGGCGCACCGCTGGTGGTGGCGCATTCGAGCTTCCCGCAGGAGGAGCCGGCTCGTGCCCGATGGCTCGCCCGATATGCCGCCTACGCAGTTGCCTCCGGTGCCGATCCGGCGCAGGTCGAGCAAGCGCGGGCCGCGATGTCCGCCAGTCTGGTGCTGCTGACGCCGCAGGAGGATGAGGAGTGCCTGCGCGCTGCCGGCTTCAGCGACGTCGAGATGTTCTATGCCGCGTTCACATGGCGCGGCTGGACGGCAAGGAGCTAA
- a CDS encoding AI-2E family transporter, whose amino-acid sequence MTEVSVQDRYRNRMLTIIAAILLVAALQAGFAIIMPIAFAAIIVAALWPLKRWLGRFMPSWLAYTLTLLSLIAILAAFAASVYLSIGQVIGVMSAQWAGLEKAYARIAAWAADHGVPIAGTVNRQRIVAMLQMLASGAYAFVTYVGFIGLVVMLGLPEVPRLRRRLYEMFEGGARRDMLEVGEEISGQVRRYLGTTLATSILTGVASALWSWITGLELALVWGILNFLLNFVPVIGNIVGIVPPVLFAFVQFGGWQMPALVFVGFVILQMTISNVIYPLLQGKQLSLSPLAIIVAMTFWSWVWGIAGALIAVPLTAAIVIICGQFDRSRWIANLLSA is encoded by the coding sequence ATGACGGAAGTGTCTGTGCAGGACCGCTATCGCAACCGCATGTTGACCATCATCGCCGCGATCTTGCTGGTCGCGGCGCTGCAGGCGGGGTTCGCGATCATCATGCCGATCGCCTTCGCCGCGATCATCGTGGCGGCCTTGTGGCCACTCAAACGCTGGCTCGGGCGCTTCATGCCGTCCTGGCTGGCCTATACGCTGACGCTGCTGTCGCTGATCGCGATCCTCGCCGCCTTCGCCGCGTCGGTGTACCTGTCGATCGGGCAGGTGATCGGTGTGATGTCGGCACAGTGGGCGGGGCTTGAGAAGGCCTACGCGCGGATTGCTGCGTGGGCGGCCGACCACGGGGTGCCGATTGCGGGAACGGTCAACCGGCAGCGCATCGTGGCAATGCTGCAGATGCTGGCAAGCGGTGCCTACGCCTTCGTCACCTATGTCGGCTTCATCGGCCTTGTCGTTATGCTGGGCCTGCCCGAAGTCCCCCGGTTGCGGCGGCGGCTGTACGAGATGTTCGAAGGCGGTGCCCGTCGCGACATGCTGGAGGTCGGCGAAGAGATTTCGGGCCAGGTGCGTCGCTATCTCGGCACGACGCTCGCGACCAGCATTCTGACCGGCGTGGCCTCGGCCTTGTGGTCGTGGATCACCGGGCTCGAACTGGCGCTGGTTTGGGGGATCCTGAACTTTCTGCTCAACTTCGTGCCGGTGATCGGCAATATCGTCGGAATAGTACCGCCGGTGCTCTTCGCCTTCGTCCAGTTCGGGGGATGGCAGATGCCCGCATTGGTATTCGTCGGCTTCGTCATCCTGCAGATGACGATCAGCAACGTGATCTACCCGCTGTTGCAGGGCAAGCAGCTGTCTCTGTCACCGCTGGCAATCATCGTCGCTATGACGTTCTGGAGCTGGGTGTGGGGCATCGCCGGCGCGCTGATCGCCGTACCTCTCACGGCCGCGATCGTTATCATCTGCGGCCAATTCGATCGTAGCCGATGGATCGCAAACCTATTGTCCGCATAG
- a CDS encoding DUF427 domain-containing protein encodes MIVVEARWNGSVIAQSNDTVIVEGNHYFPANSVDPAVLQPSSTTTICPWKGTARYYNLHVSGATNQDAAWYYPDPKAAAEEIRGRIAFWKGVAVV; translated from the coding sequence ATGATCGTGGTCGAAGCCCGATGGAACGGTTCAGTGATTGCCCAGAGCAACGATACTGTGATAGTGGAAGGCAACCACTATTTTCCTGCCAACAGCGTCGACCCTGCGGTTCTTCAGCCAAGCAGCACTACCACCATCTGCCCTTGGAAAGGGACGGCCCGCTACTACAACTTGCACGTGAGCGGTGCCACAAACCAAGACGCTGCGTGGTACTACCCCGATCCCAAGGCAGCGGCCGAAGAAATTCGCGGCCGCATAGCGTTTTGGAAGGGCGTCGCGGTAGTCTAG